The following proteins are encoded in a genomic region of Bacteroidota bacterium:
- a CDS encoding histidine kinase dimerization/phospho-acceptor domain-containing protein, whose protein sequence is MPGDIVDVVGFIEMGENKIHNAQLVNAIVRQYSAGEPLAPLKLTPVAIIDNFHDAELVRISGTLLNVEERYNDRVISINADGYIFRAHVADSQVVLDDLKPGSTLALTGITVLEMGTTLQRNYSYGFSLRLSDRASIEVLAQPPLFTAELLLTAIGILLGVVVLGFIWVNVLRMQVGQQTRVINEKMEQETALRQVAQEANKAKSEFLSVMSHEIRTPMNGIVGMTSLLESTKIDQEQQEYIEVMKRSGESLLEIVNSILNYSRLESGKFVLTTAEFSPKAVIHHALGRIRPEATEKRITLSYTIAADVPAYLLGDQHCCAQILDILLSNAVKYTNAGTVHVDVENRGAAGGGLEVALVVKDSGIGIPDDKLQTIFEPFSQVDSSYARKYEGTGLGLATCQSCAA, encoded by the coding sequence GTGCCCGGTGATATTGTGGATGTTGTCGGCTTTATTGAGATGGGTGAAAACAAGATTCATAACGCCCAACTTGTAAACGCAATAGTCAGGCAATACAGTGCAGGGGAGCCTCTAGCTCCGCTCAAGCTTACCCCGGTCGCCATTATTGATAATTTTCACGACGCAGAACTGGTTCGCATTTCGGGTACGTTGCTGAATGTAGAAGAACGGTATAATGACCGCGTAATATCCATTAATGCAGACGGGTATATTTTTCGCGCCCATGTGGCGGATTCGCAGGTTGTTCTTGATGATCTCAAACCAGGAAGCACGCTTGCCCTAACCGGAATTACGGTACTCGAAATGGGCACTACGCTGCAGCGTAATTACTCTTACGGATTCAGTTTACGTTTGTCTGACCGCGCTTCCATTGAAGTACTCGCGCAGCCGCCCTTGTTTACTGCTGAGTTACTTTTAACAGCGATTGGTATCCTGTTAGGTGTAGTGGTGCTTGGGTTTATCTGGGTAAATGTACTTAGGATGCAGGTAGGGCAGCAAACACGCGTCATCAATGAAAAAATGGAACAGGAAACAGCCTTGCGGCAGGTTGCCCAGGAAGCCAACAAGGCCAAGAGCGAATTTTTATCCGTGATGAGTCACGAAATTCGTACACCGATGAATGGTATTGTTGGGATGACCAGTTTGCTGGAAAGTACAAAAATTGATCAGGAGCAGCAGGAGTACATCGAGGTGATGAAACGGAGTGGCGAAAGCTTGCTGGAAATTGTAAACAGCATACTCAATTATTCGAGATTGGAATCGGGTAAATTTGTGTTGACGACCGCTGAGTTTTCCCCAAAAGCAGTTATACACCATGCCTTGGGTCGGATTCGCCCGGAAGCCACAGAAAAGCGCATAACACTCTCCTATACCATTGCGGCCGATGTGCCGGCCTATCTGCTAGGAGACCAGCACTGCTGCGCCCAAATTCTGGATATTCTGCTCTCCAATGCGGTCAAGTATACCAACGCTGGAACAGTGCACGTTGATGTGGAGAACCGCGGTGCCGCCGGCGGCGGGCTAGAAGTGGCCCTTGTTGTTAAAGACTCTGGCATTGGCATACCTGACGATAAGCTGCAAACCATTTTTGAGCCCTTCAGCCAGGTTGACTCGTCTTATGCGCGTAAATATGAAGGCACAGGACTTGGCCTGGCTACTTGCCAAAGTTGTGCCGCCTGA
- a CDS encoding enoyl-CoA hydratase/isomerase family protein, with protein sequence MTEQAGYVQVEETAPHVSTVTFFHPAHNAMPSHLLAALAQAINTLGQDPAVRIIVLKSGGDRTFCAGASFDELLQINDAGSGEAFFSGFADVINACRRCPKLIIGRVQGKAIGGGVGLAAATDYCVATKYAAVKLSELAIGIGPFVVGPVIERKIGLAAFSHLTLAPTTFASPVWAREKGLFNEVFETAEAMDEAIQVKAAQMATYNPAALEAMKRAFWHGTDHWDILLAERARTSGELVLSDFTRSALEAFKEGSRS encoded by the coding sequence ATGACTGAACAAGCAGGGTACGTACAAGTCGAGGAAACGGCACCTCACGTTTCTACGGTTACGTTTTTTCACCCGGCGCACAACGCCATGCCCTCCCATTTGCTGGCTGCGTTGGCTCAGGCCATTAATACCCTGGGCCAAGATCCCGCTGTACGGATCATCGTGTTGAAAAGCGGTGGAGACCGTACCTTTTGCGCCGGCGCCAGTTTTGATGAACTGCTCCAGATTAACGATGCCGGATCAGGTGAAGCCTTCTTCTCTGGTTTTGCAGATGTCATCAATGCCTGCCGGCGGTGCCCGAAACTCATCATCGGACGCGTTCAAGGCAAAGCGATTGGTGGAGGGGTAGGTCTCGCCGCTGCAACCGATTATTGCGTTGCCACGAAGTATGCTGCGGTTAAGCTAAGCGAATTGGCCATAGGTATTGGTCCGTTTGTAGTCGGACCCGTAATCGAACGAAAAATTGGCCTTGCTGCTTTTAGTCATCTCACCCTCGCACCCACTACGTTTGCTTCGCCCGTGTGGGCACGTGAAAAAGGCCTCTTCAATGAGGTTTTTGAAACGGCTGAAGCAATGGACGAAGCCATTCAGGTTAAAGCAGCGCAGATGGCTACATACAACCCGGCTGCTCTGGAAGCCATGAAGCGGGCCTTTTGGCATGGTACCGACCACTGGGACATCCTGCTGGCGGAACGTGCCAGAACAAGCGGCGAACTTGTGCTTTCCGATTTTACCCGTAGTGCCCTTGAGGCCTTCAAAGAAGGGAGCCGCTCCTGA